The DNA sequence GTTTGATGCATCAAATCTTGCAAGCGGTGTTTACTTCTATAGATTAACTGCCGGAAGCTTCGTTGATGTTAAGAAGATGATGCTTGTGAAATAAGAATTCATTTTTAAACGCCCTCTCCCTGTCATAGGGAGAGGGCATATTTTTAAAAACAAAATCAACGGAGGTGCAACAAACGGCGTAAGCGAGGGAAGCAAATCTTTATCTTGCGCTTTAAATTTTTGAAGGTCAGTTAAAAAACCAAAAGGAGGGTAATTCTATGAGGAAAGCAATTTCAATTTTGGGGATGATATTTTTTGTGGTTAACTTCTCGCTTGCTCAAATTACAATTGATGGAATCATTCAGGAAAGTCAATATGCTTTAGTAGCGCAGAAATTGAATAACAATTCGGGATTTGGTCCAAATATTGATGTTCAAAAAATTTTCTACTATCCCGATGTCGTAAATTCTAAATTGTATTTAGGCATTATTGGGAAATTAAATACGGCAAGTAATGATGGTATAGGTGTATGGATAAATGTAAAGGGACCTGGTTCGCCTACGGGTAGACCTGCGGGACAACCATTAGGAGGAGGTGGGGGACATCATTACATTGGGGACAATAGTAATCCTAATTATAGGGCTGACTTTGAGGTTGATTTTATGTTTGCTTTTAATCCTGGCAACAGTAATACAACCGTTTATTTTGATGCTGCGAAATTTGTCGGCGGTTCCAAATTTCTTAAATATCAAGGTTCTTGCAATCAAGCTGGAACTCCCGCATCAAATTCAAATGAAGATGGAACAGTTTTTGCACAGAATAGTATAATTTTTGCTTTTAACAATAGTGGTGGTCCAAATACAGGACTTGAAATGGAAATTCCATTTTCACAGCTCGGTCCGAGTGTTACAGCTTCAAATACGATAGAAATTTTCGCATTTGTAGTAAGTAATACGGCTTTTTTTTCTGATGTGACTGTTCCTGGAAATGTCAGTGGTGGTAATCTTGGATTTAATCCTAATTTTGGAACTATTCCAGGTGGACCTTATCATACAACAGATCAACCTCTTTCAGTTCAAACGGTTTCTCTTTCAGCCATAGCTGGTGATTCAAAAGTTACGCTCGTGTGGGAGACGAGAAACGAGGTTGACAATGCTGGATTTGAAATTTTAAGAAAAGCGGAAAACGAGAGCAATTATACATTGATAGCAAGCTATTTGACAAACGATGAGTTAAAAGGACTCGGGACAAATGCATATGGAAAGAGATATACATATGTTGATCGCAATGTGAAGAATGGCCTTGGATATGAGTATAAGATAGTTGCAGTAAGTTTCAGTGGACAGAGGCAAGAAATTGGAATTATATATGCAAAGCCCGGTTCTGAAATACCAAGCAAGTTCGTTTTATATCAAAACTATCCAAATCCGTTCAATCCTGGGACGGAGATAAAATTTGATCTGCCTGAATCAGGACATGTTAAACTTGAAGTTTTCAATTTAGCTGGAGAAAGAGTAGCAGTTTTATACGATGGATATATGGAAGCAGGTTATGGCAAGACGATAAGATGGAATGCTAATGGATTCTCAAGCGGTGTTTATTTGTATAAGTTGAGCGCTGGAAAATATGTTGATGTGAAAAAGATGGTCTTGATGAAGTAATTTTCTCAACCCCCTCTCCAACCACTTGGAGAGGGGGCAATGCTAAAAAACAGTTTTTGTACCCTTTGATTCTGGTTTAAATGTATGGAATCGGAGGGCGAAAGTATAGACAATAGACAAAAAAATTAAAGGCTTCTGAAAACTATGAAAAAATTTTTAATCCTATTCTTCGCACTTGTGTATTTTGCTTTTTCACAAACTGTTCCTGTGACATTTTACTATAAACCGCAAACGCCGGTTAATGCCGTTTTTCTTGCCGGTTCATTCAACAATTGGGGAAATAATGTCAATGGAATTGTTTCTGATACGAGATTTAGAATGAATTATGATCCAGCAAGTGGTGTCTGGTATAAGGTTGAAAATCTCGGTATAGGGACGCATGAATATAAATTTGTTGAAGATAGAAACAACGATGGCAGAGGCGAAACTTGGATAACCGATCCGAATAATCCGAGGATAAATTACGCAAATTATAACAATTCAATAATCATCGTCACTGACCCGATGGTTTTTCATCTTCTGCCAAAGCATGGAACCATAACGAACCGCGATCAACCTGAAATATCTGCTTATATTTTTTATTCATCTGGCACTGTTATTTCTGAAATAAATCTTTACATAGATGGAAACCTTGTCCCAAACGGGATTGCATATTTCAATCCGGGGAATCAAAGGTTTTCGTATGTTCCAGCTCAACCGCTTTCCAATGGACCGCATTTCATACGACTTGAAGTTAGGACGACCACAGGTAGAGTTGGATCAGATACTTCTCGCTTCACGGTTGATGTGACTTACAGAGTTTATCAAGCGGAATATGAGTTTATATTTGATCCGAGAAGTTCAAGAAATAGTTATAGAAATATCACATCTGTGACCTTGCGCGGGGAATTCAACGCTTGGGGCGAAGATCCGATGCAGTATGATTCTTTGCGCGGTGTTTGGACGAAAACTTTGAGATTGGTTGAGGGGGAGTATGAGTATAAGTTTTATTTGAATAATTCAATCTGGACAGCTGACCCTGATAATCCAGTGACGAGAGGAACTTACGGGAATTCAGTTGCGAATGTGAGAAGAATTTTGAAGCCGTATTTTATCGTTTCAAATCCGCCAAACGGCAGGATTTATCCTGATACAACCAGAACCATAAATATAACTGCTAAAGTTTTTGACAGCTCAAGGGAAAAGGGGATAAATCCAAGCAGTGTGAAGGTTTATCTTAATGGAAATTTAATTCCATCAAACTACGATGCGACGAACAAAATAGTCACAGCGCAAGTTCAAAATTTAACTGTTGGAAGACATGAATTAAAATTTGAAGCATCAGATAACGAAGGCAATCTTGGTGTTACTTACTCATCTTTTGGAATTTATCCATCTGGTTCAGGTTTTAGATATGTTGATAACACTGGTGATGATGTTGGAGATGGTGATTATATTTATCCAAATGGTTTCAGCCCGAGCTCGTGTGATATAAAAGAATTCAGAGCATATGCAAATCCAACGAGAGATACGATCTTCTTTGAAATAGGTATAAAAGACATAACGAGAAACACCGCGGTTGTTCTATTGATAAATAGCTCAATAGACAATTTCATTCCAGATCCATTTTCAGCAGAAGTTAGGATTCCCGATTTTAGCGATCGCGGAATTTATGTTATCCTTGCTCCCGGCGTCAATAGACCACAACTTAATGCGATTTATACAAAAGCATCGCCTTTGACAAAGGTTAGAAATATAACTTACAACCCGAACGCTTTAGCTTCCGATACGATCAAGTTTTTCTTTACCCTTAATGAACTCGTAAATTATCTTGGCTCATTCAGTTCAAAATTTTATTACAGCATTTACTCTTTCTTGGTTGATACACTTGGAAATCCTGTTAAGATCACATCCGCAAACGGTGGGAATGATCAGCCAGGGAATCCGAAAGTTTTTGATCTTGCTTTCGTAGATGACGCTGTACAGCGAAAAATTTTAAGTTATTATGTCGTTGGTTCATCTCCAATCCTTGCAACAATAGATAACGAAGGGCGTGGCTTTGCCGGGATAACACCAGCTCAGATTGGAATTGATATGGCTGGAGTTCCAATTGTCACTATCACAACTCAACCAAGGAGGACAAGAAAATCAGCAATTACGATCCGCGGCGAAATCAAACATCAAGATGGAAGACCAGCAACAGAAGTCAGCTATGTTGAAATAATAGTAAATGGAGTAGCGGGCGTTTACGGAGCTTCTAATGGAAGATTTTCAGCTAATGTTAATCTTGCAAATGGAGATAACATAATTCAAGCGAAGGCGACTATTCCAAATACTGGAAAGGTTGGATACTCAAATAGGGTTAACATTCATAAAATCGTTGATGTTAAACCAGTTGCAAAAATTAAATTTGTGTTAAGTGGTTCTAATATAATCCTTGATGCTTCAGAGAGCACCGATCCTAATTCTGATCCATTGACATTTGTATGGTTTGCTGATTCAACTAATCCAGAACTAATTTCCGGCATTAATGGTTCTACTTCTTCAACCATTACGATACAAAAACCGTCAAGATCGGGTGAGTATTATTTTACATTAATTGCTCGTGATCCATCTGGAAATGCTGATACAGCGAGGAATTACTTTGAAATAAAACCCGATGGAACAGTTTATTTCCCCGGATATGCGGATAATCCATCTTGGGTTAAAAATGCGAGGATTTATCTTATCTTTCTTCACTCGTTCACACCTGAAGGAACTATAAAGGCAGCAACTCGTCGGCTTGATTATGTGAAGTCAATGGGTTACAATGTCATTTGGCTTATGCCGATTATGTTGAATCAATATACAATTGACGCAGTTGGCGCTGGATACGGAATCGTTGATTTCTATCAGATAGCCCCAGAATATGGAACAATGGATGATTTCAAAGAATTTTTAAACAAAGCTCATTCGCTTGGGATAAAAGTTATACTTGATATAACACCAAACCATGTCGCTGATGGACATCCTTGGATTCAAAGCATAAGAAGATACAAAGAAGATTCACCATACTGGGATTTTGTTCAGCACACAATTTTTGCCCACGGCGAGGAATTACCTCAATCTTATGCGCCTGATTCAGCTTATGTTCGCTATGCTGATTGGTCTCTTGCGAATTTGAATTGGGCAGATATTGATTTGAGAAGTTATATGATTGATATGCTAAAATGGTGGGTCAAAGATGTTGGCGTTGATGGATTTAGATTTGATGTCTATTGGGGTCCTCAAAGAAGATATGGCGAAGCAAACTTTGGAATACCAATTAGAAATACTTTAAAGCGTGTTAAACCCGATATTTTGCTCCTTGCGGAGGCAGCTGGAACTGGTATGGGAACCGAGATAATATACGCAGATAGAGGCGGTGGAGTTGACGCTGCCTACGATAGAAATATGTGGAATGTCTTCAGAAACATTTATTCCTTGAGCTTGGATGAAATAAACAACCGAGTCACAAATTATGGCTATTACCCAGGACCGAACGCTCAATTCTTGCGTTATATGGAAAATCAAGATGAAACAAGAATTGCG is a window from the Candidatus Kryptonium sp. genome containing:
- a CDS encoding alpha-amylase family glycosyl hydrolase, with the protein product MKKFLILFFALVYFAFSQTVPVTFYYKPQTPVNAVFLAGSFNNWGNNVNGIVSDTRFRMNYDPASGVWYKVENLGIGTHEYKFVEDRNNDGRGETWITDPNNPRINYANYNNSIIIVTDPMVFHLLPKHGTITNRDQPEISAYIFYSSGTVISEINLYIDGNLVPNGIAYFNPGNQRFSYVPAQPLSNGPHFIRLEVRTTTGRVGSDTSRFTVDVTYRVYQAEYEFIFDPRSSRNSYRNITSVTLRGEFNAWGEDPMQYDSLRGVWTKTLRLVEGEYEYKFYLNNSIWTADPDNPVTRGTYGNSVANVRRILKPYFIVSNPPNGRIYPDTTRTINITAKVFDSSREKGINPSSVKVYLNGNLIPSNYDATNKIVTAQVQNLTVGRHELKFEASDNEGNLGVTYSSFGIYPSGSGFRYVDNTGDDVGDGDYIYPNGFSPSSCDIKEFRAYANPTRDTIFFEIGIKDITRNTAVVLLINSSIDNFIPDPFSAEVRIPDFSDRGIYVILAPGVNRPQLNAIYTKASPLTKVRNITYNPNALASDTIKFFFTLNELVNYLGSFSSKFYYSIYSFLVDTLGNPVKITSANGGNDQPGNPKVFDLAFVDDAVQRKILSYYVVGSSPILATIDNEGRGFAGITPAQIGIDMAGVPIVTITTQPRRTRKSAITIRGEIKHQDGRPATEVSYVEIIVNGVAGVYGASNGRFSANVNLANGDNIIQAKATIPNTGKVGYSNRVNIHKIVDVKPVAKIKFVLSGSNIILDASESTDPNSDPLTFVWFADSTNPELISGINGSTSSTITIQKPSRSGEYYFTLIARDPSGNADTARNYFEIKPDGTVYFPGYADNPSWVKNARIYLIFLHSFTPEGTIKAATRRLDYVKSMGYNVIWLMPIMLNQYTIDAVGAGYGIVDFYQIAPEYGTMDDFKEFLNKAHSLGIKVILDITPNHVADGHPWIQSIRRYKEDSPYWDFVQHTIFAHGEELPQSYAPDSAYVRYADWSLANLNWADIDLRSYMIDMLKWWVKDVGVDGFRFDVYWGPQRRYGEANFGIPIRNTLKRVKPDILLLAEAAGTGMGTEIIYADRGGGVDAAYDRNMWNVFRNIYSLSLDEINNRVTNYGYYPGPNAQFLRYMENQDETRIALVYQTDLRRTKPLATILFTAPGIPLVYAGQEVGFGNGMGEFEGRRFKINWNDPDRELLQTHYQRLALIRDRFPAFRSREHQMINSGDSRVYAYVKRYENQNGLVVVNLSGETKNVTLNVRDFVAFTGGVNPNQNYYLNDLFTNSYTLVSGNNLQNINVSLEPYGSAVFTISTSRDTISLPPIVSVKNGFGEVPSYFRLYQNYPNPFNPTTFIEFDLPRKANVKLVVYDALGREIKVLVDGELEAGRHRIRFDSNGLPSGVYFYRLLYDGVSETRKMVLLK
- a CDS encoding T9SS type A sorting domain-containing protein, with the translated sequence MRKAISILGMIFFVVNFSLAQITIDGIIQESQYALVAQKLNNNSGFGPNIDVQKIFYYPDVVNSKLYLGIIGKLNTASNDGIGVWINVKGPGSPTGRPAGQPLGGGGGHHYIGDNSNPNYRADFEVDFMFAFNPGNSNTTVYFDAAKFVGGSKFLKYQGSCNQAGTPASNSNEDGTVFAQNSIIFAFNNSGGPNTGLEMEIPFSQLGPSVTASNTIEIFAFVVSNTAFFSDVTVPGNVSGGNLGFNPNFGTIPGGPYHTTDQPLSVQTVSLSAIAGDSKVTLVWETRNEVDNAGFEILRKAENESNYTLIASYLTNDELKGLGTNAYGKRYTYVDRNVKNGLGYEYKIVAVSFSGQRQEIGIIYAKPGSEIPSKFVLYQNYPNPFNPGTEIKFDLPESGHVKLEVFNLAGERVAVLYDGYMEAGYGKTIRWNANGFSSGVYLYKLSAGKYVDVKKMVLMK